A single region of the Changchengzhania lutea genome encodes:
- the ctlX gene encoding citrulline utilization hydrolase CtlX, with product MQQATNTILMIRPINFRMNEQTAVNNYYQKVLDNILPETVNAKAQKEFDTYVEKLRAIGVHVIVVNDTPEFDTPDSIFPNNWVSFHENGHVGLYPMFAENRRLERREDVLLALEEQGFVINQIVDYTSAEDEQVFLEGTGSLLLDRVNRKAYCALSPRADEDLFIEFCEDFEFTPVIFTANQTVNGARAAIYHTNVMMCLGETFAVICLSSIDDKKERKNVVNHLKADGKAIIDITEAQVNNFAGNMLQVKGRNDERFLIMSAAAYKSLTPSQIKQLETHNKMVSSSLDTIEACGGGSARCMMAEVFLPKE from the coding sequence ATGCAACAGGCAACAAATACCATTCTAATGATTCGTCCTATTAATTTCAGGATGAACGAACAAACGGCCGTGAACAACTATTATCAAAAAGTGTTGGATAACATCTTGCCGGAAACCGTGAATGCGAAAGCCCAAAAGGAGTTTGATACCTATGTTGAAAAACTGAGAGCTATTGGCGTCCATGTGATTGTCGTGAATGACACTCCAGAGTTTGATACGCCAGATTCTATTTTTCCTAATAACTGGGTATCGTTTCATGAAAATGGTCATGTAGGTTTGTATCCCATGTTTGCCGAAAATCGCCGTTTAGAGCGCAGAGAAGACGTGTTACTCGCACTAGAGGAGCAGGGTTTTGTTATTAATCAAATTGTTGATTACACAAGTGCTGAAGATGAACAGGTATTTTTAGAAGGTACTGGAAGTTTATTGTTAGATCGCGTGAACCGCAAAGCGTATTGCGCATTGTCGCCGCGCGCCGATGAAGATTTATTTATAGAATTCTGTGAAGATTTTGAATTTACACCCGTTATTTTTACAGCAAACCAAACCGTTAACGGCGCCAGAGCAGCCATTTATCACACCAATGTGATGATGTGCTTGGGTGAAACTTTTGCCGTGATTTGCTTGAGTAGTATTGACGATAAAAAAGAGCGTAAAAATGTGGTCAATCATTTAAAGGCAGACGGCAAGGCTATAATTGATATTACCGAAGCACAGGTTAATAATTTCGCGGGCAATATGCTGCAAGTTAAAGGTCGAAATGATGAGCGTTTTTTAATTATGAGCGCAGCAGCATATAAAAGTTTAACGCCATCTCAAATAAAACAATTAGAGACGCATAACAAAATGGTATCAAGTTCTTTAGATACTATCGAAGCCTGTGGCGGTGGAAGTGCACGCTGTATGATGGCCGAGGTGTTCTTGCCAAAGGAATAA
- a CDS encoding dimethylarginine dimethylaminohydrolase family protein, with the protein MLKLNVKNETSRLRAVVLGTAVSNGPTPSVEDCYDPKSIEHVLAGTYPKEADMILEMEAVASVLNKYDVTVYRPDIIENCNQIFSRDIAFVIDDKMVRANILPNREEEVEAINYIWNQVDEDKRIILPEDCHVEGGDVMPWNDYVFIGTYNGEDYPDLITARTNKQAVNAIQELFPHKTVKAFELRKSNTNAMENALHLDCCFQPIGTDKAILHKNGFLNESDFDWLVDYFGKENVFEITKDEMYQMNSNVFSISETVIISEKNFTRLNTWLRSQGFTVEEVPYAEIAKQEGLLRCSTMPLIREC; encoded by the coding sequence ATGTTAAAATTGAATGTTAAAAATGAAACATCACGACTTCGTGCTGTTGTATTGGGTACTGCCGTTAGCAATGGGCCAACCCCTAGTGTAGAAGACTGTTACGACCCTAAAAGCATAGAACATGTATTGGCAGGCACCTACCCGAAGGAGGCAGATATGATTCTTGAAATGGAGGCTGTGGCCAGTGTTTTAAACAAGTACGATGTTACGGTATATAGACCAGACATTATAGAAAACTGCAATCAAATATTTTCCAGGGATATCGCTTTTGTAATCGATGACAAAATGGTACGTGCCAATATACTTCCAAATAGAGAAGAAGAAGTGGAAGCCATTAATTATATATGGAATCAAGTTGACGAAGACAAGCGCATCATTTTACCAGAAGATTGTCACGTTGAAGGTGGCGATGTCATGCCATGGAACGACTATGTTTTTATAGGCACCTATAATGGTGAAGACTACCCAGATTTAATCACAGCGCGCACCAATAAGCAAGCGGTAAATGCTATTCAAGAGCTATTCCCTCATAAAACCGTGAAGGCTTTTGAGCTTAGAAAATCGAATACCAATGCCATGGAAAATGCCTTGCATTTAGACTGTTGTTTTCAGCCTATTGGTACCGATAAAGCCATTTTACATAAAAACGGATTTTTAAATGAAAGTGATTTTGATTGGTTGGTTGATTATTTCGGAAAGGAGAATGTATTTGAAATTACTAAAGACGAAATGTACCAAATGAATAGTAACGTGTTTTCTATTTCTGAAACTGTAATTATTTCTGAAAAGAATTTTACACGACTGAATACTTGGTTACGCTCGCAGGGGTTTACGGTTGAAGAAGTGCCTTATGCAGAAATTGCAAAGCAAGAAGGGCTACTACGTTGCTCGACCATGCCATTGATTCGGGAGTGTTAG